A genome region from Plasmodium reichenowi strain SY57 chromosome Unknown, whole genome shotgun sequence includes the following:
- a CDS encoding rifin codes for EHNEKNQKSTTPHTPKIPTTRLLCECELYAPANYDNDQEMKAVMENFSKQTEERFHEYDERMKNTRQKCKDKCDKEIQKIILKDKLEKELTEKLSTLKTDIRSEAIPTCICEKSIADRMEKGCLRCGSVLGGGIAPTVGLLGGIGIYGWKMGVPEAAAKAAAIAAGKAAGEAAGLKAGMKSVIVALKYIKVDELFSEIYKPFVAKNIYTEVTKLAPDIVKKYGEFCPSSGTSGPATCIEFGSNIGMVGEGVFYDTPDVIIPKALNLYLSDAKKSAATEAARVTTSETATLTKANVDAVNTAYGSFQTAIIASIIAIVIIVLIMVIIYKILRYRRKRKMKKKLQYIKLLEE; via the coding sequence GAACATAATGAAAAGAACCAGAAAAGCACCACACCACATACACCAAAAATACCAACCACCAGGTTATTATGCGAATGTGAATTATATGCACCTGCCAACTATGACAATGACCAAGAGATGAAAGCTGTGATGGAAAATTTCAGTAAACAGACAGAAGAACGTTTTCATGAATATGACGAAAGGATGAAAAATACACGCCAGAAATGTAAAGATAAATGCGATAAagaaatacaaaaaattattttaaaagataaattagaaaaagaattaaCAGAAAAGTTGTCAACATTAAAAACTGATATACGAAGTGAGGCCATTCCAACATGTATTTGCGAAAAGTCGATAGCGGACAGAATGGAAAAAGGGTGTTTGCGATGTGGAAGTGTGTTGGGTGGTGGTATTGCACCAACGGTTGGTTTGTTAGGAGGAATAGGTATCTATGGGTGGAAGATGGGCGTTCCTGAAGCGGCTGCTAAAGCTGCGGCCATAGCTGCCGGTAAAGCTGCCGGTGAAGCTGCAGGTCTTAAGGCAGGTATGAAATCAGTTATTGTGgcattaaaatatattaaagtAGATGAATTATTTTCTGAAATATACAAACCTTTTGTTGCTAAAAACATTTATACTGAAGTTACAAAGCTTGCTCCTGATAttgttaaaaaatatggtGAATTTTGTCCGTCGTCAGGCACTAGCGGTCCTGCTACGTGCATAGAATTTGGTTCTAATATAGGTATGGTTGGAGAAGGTGTTTTCTATGATACTCCAGATGTAATCATACCAAAAGCGTTAAACCTTTATCTTAGTGATGCCAAAAAGTCTGCTGCTACTGAAGCTGCTCGTGTGACTACTTCTGAAACAGCAACTCTTACAAAAGCAAATGTGGATGCAGTAAACACTGCATATGGCAGTTTCCAGACTGCTATTATTGCATCCATCATTGCAATAGTGATCATAGTTTTAATTatggtaataatatataagattTTACGTtatagaagaaaaagaaaaatgaagaaaaaactacaatacataaaattattagaaGAATAG